Proteins co-encoded in one Arthrobacter globiformis genomic window:
- a CDS encoding TIGR03089 family protein yields the protein MNIPATDLMTALRSGHSTSPRLTWYGPDAERVELSGRVLDNWVAKTSNLLQDELDAEPGMRLRLDLPAHWKSIIWALAAWQLGMEVVLGSGDADLLATSEPDAAEDGFDAVVAVPLPALAMRWPGDLPAGVLDYAAEVRSHGDVFMAHNDPDPGAPAVRGSDGAAVRHEALLAEFAAGHEPSARLLVRAADGLEAALANALGAWKSDGSVVLVHGDVELTEKLLTAERIHGE from the coding sequence ATGAACATCCCGGCCACTGATCTGATGACGGCCCTGCGCTCGGGCCACTCCACCTCACCGCGCCTGACCTGGTACGGCCCCGACGCGGAGCGGGTGGAACTCTCCGGCCGGGTGCTGGACAACTGGGTCGCAAAGACCAGCAACCTGCTCCAGGACGAACTCGACGCCGAGCCGGGAATGCGGCTGCGGCTGGACCTGCCCGCACACTGGAAATCCATCATCTGGGCCCTCGCCGCCTGGCAGCTGGGCATGGAAGTGGTGCTCGGATCCGGCGACGCGGACCTGCTCGCCACGTCCGAGCCGGACGCCGCAGAGGACGGGTTCGACGCCGTCGTTGCTGTTCCGCTGCCTGCCCTGGCGATGCGGTGGCCAGGCGATCTGCCCGCCGGAGTTCTCGACTATGCCGCCGAGGTCCGCTCCCACGGTGACGTGTTCATGGCCCACAATGACCCCGATCCGGGAGCTCCTGCGGTCCGCGGCTCAGACGGTGCAGCCGTCCGGCATGAAGCCCTCCTGGCGGAGTTTGCCGCGGGACACGAGCCGAGCGCGAGGCTCCTGGTGCGCGCGGCCGACGGCCTCGAGGCGGCGCTGGCCAACGCCCTGGGCGCGTGGAAGAGCGACGGTTCGGTGGTCCTGGTCCATGGCGACGTGGAGCTGACGGAGAAGCTTCTGACAGCCGAGCGCATCCACGGCGAGTGA
- a CDS encoding glycosyltransferase → MVAHNGSDYLPRTLSALAAQTRPADTVIGVDTGSQDNSAALLQRAIGDANVIAVNGGKTGMGAAVRAGLAALAPWNRRGQQGQSEWIWLLHDDAAPAPEALAELLHAVERAPSVTVAGCKQLDWNAKRRLIDVGLSTSRWAERLTLIEADELDQGQYDGRSDTFAVNSAGMLVRRDIWEHLKGFDLALPGTGDDVDFCWRNRLAGHRVVVVPSASMFHVSHRPHALGTASAARRAQVHLRLKHAPLWALPLHAVGALLGSLLRLVFSIAVKDPGYGFSQLLATAAALARPAALARGRRNAARTRRVRRSVVKALQTERREVWGHRRSLMEALGADDARASEDSNDPLEEQPSGDSTDDFAALSTNERGWVGNGAVAAVILATVASFAGLAALFQADAAAGGALLPVSARLEDIWHHASSWWIGLGAGLPGHGDPFGYVLWILGLLGGGNANGAVIWLLLLAMPLSGLTAWFASGALTSYRRFRLAAALVWAAAPALQVAVNQGRIGALLAHLMMPLLVLALLRATGSAFGRGRFAPVPPGSLADQPPAKPGVNGTPSWTAAAAAGLALAVITAAAPSLLLPAAVAIILLSLVLGKRGRTLWWALLPSAALFVPFALSTLDRPRALLADPGLPLPFEGAPVWQQILGQPLSFDPAGGLSGLALFSGGSVPWALLLALLVGAPLLALAVAALFVPLRIHPDRRGRIAKALWVAALLALAGGWLAAHVATGAGTQALVVPFTGPAVSAAVFALLGAAIIGGDGLLTLAASGSDNQSRGAGVRHGAVARSAAALALVLLLAGPLAGLAAWTVQNVVQPADAAVHADTADLGAPRLVGPTDPRMLPATAVDRGEGPEQTRTLLISTGEDGTYSATLMRGGGTTLDGLSTIAAARDIIGNPGQESVRDDDEVTAALRTSVATLVAARGVDPRPELERLGVGFVVLRAADTAAQLTASRMDAVPGLAAVGPTNTGWLWRVAPLNDAVLQPADVAHRVRIIDSKGATIGLVPSDLTGANASVPKGPEGRLLVLAERADPGWTAWLDGRKLTSTTSGWSQAFTLPPQAGQVTVRYESPWALWSGVLQAAVIGLTVLLALPMPARRPNTGLSRDEGSLRKEYQNA, encoded by the coding sequence GTGGTAGCCCACAACGGCAGTGACTATCTGCCCAGGACACTTTCAGCGCTGGCCGCGCAGACCCGGCCGGCGGACACCGTGATCGGGGTGGATACCGGCTCACAGGACAATTCGGCTGCCCTCCTGCAGCGTGCCATCGGCGATGCCAATGTCATTGCCGTCAATGGCGGCAAGACGGGGATGGGCGCTGCCGTGCGGGCCGGCTTGGCCGCCCTGGCCCCGTGGAACCGGCGGGGCCAGCAAGGCCAGTCCGAATGGATCTGGCTGCTGCACGATGATGCGGCACCCGCCCCCGAGGCGCTGGCCGAACTGTTGCACGCCGTGGAGCGTGCCCCCTCCGTTACAGTCGCGGGCTGCAAGCAACTGGACTGGAACGCCAAACGGCGTCTGATCGACGTCGGGCTTTCCACCAGCCGCTGGGCAGAGCGGCTCACGCTGATCGAGGCGGACGAACTCGACCAGGGGCAGTACGACGGACGTTCCGACACGTTCGCCGTCAACTCCGCCGGCATGCTGGTTCGGCGGGACATCTGGGAGCACCTCAAAGGGTTTGACCTCGCGCTTCCCGGCACGGGCGACGACGTCGACTTCTGCTGGCGTAACCGACTGGCCGGGCACCGGGTGGTGGTGGTTCCCAGCGCGAGTATGTTCCACGTCTCCCACCGGCCGCACGCCCTTGGCACGGCCTCGGCAGCGCGCCGGGCACAGGTTCACCTGCGGCTTAAGCACGCCCCGCTGTGGGCGCTGCCGCTGCACGCTGTCGGCGCCCTCCTCGGCAGCCTACTCCGGCTAGTCTTCAGCATCGCCGTGAAGGACCCCGGCTACGGCTTTTCGCAGCTCCTGGCCACAGCGGCGGCCCTCGCCAGGCCCGCCGCCCTCGCCCGTGGGCGGCGCAACGCTGCTCGCACCCGCCGCGTCCGCCGCTCAGTGGTTAAAGCCCTGCAGACAGAACGGCGTGAAGTGTGGGGCCACAGGCGCTCCCTGATGGAAGCGCTTGGCGCGGACGACGCCCGGGCCTCCGAGGACAGCAATGATCCGCTGGAGGAACAGCCCAGCGGCGACTCGACGGACGACTTCGCCGCCCTGTCCACGAACGAGCGGGGCTGGGTGGGCAACGGTGCCGTCGCCGCCGTGATCCTTGCCACCGTGGCGTCCTTCGCCGGCCTTGCCGCGCTTTTCCAGGCCGACGCCGCCGCCGGCGGAGCGCTCCTGCCGGTCTCAGCCCGGCTGGAGGACATCTGGCACCACGCCTCCAGCTGGTGGATCGGGCTGGGCGCCGGACTCCCGGGACACGGCGACCCCTTCGGCTACGTCCTCTGGATCCTCGGCTTGTTGGGCGGAGGCAACGCTAACGGTGCCGTCATCTGGCTCCTCCTGCTGGCCATGCCGCTCTCCGGCCTGACTGCCTGGTTCGCCTCCGGTGCCCTGACCTCCTACCGCCGCTTCCGGTTGGCGGCTGCCTTGGTCTGGGCGGCGGCGCCGGCCCTGCAAGTGGCTGTCAACCAGGGGCGCATCGGAGCCCTGCTGGCGCACCTCATGATGCCACTGCTGGTCCTGGCACTGCTGCGGGCCACCGGCTCCGCGTTCGGACGCGGCCGCTTCGCCCCCGTTCCGCCCGGCAGCCTCGCGGACCAGCCGCCAGCCAAGCCCGGCGTCAATGGCACGCCGTCGTGGACGGCAGCCGCGGCCGCCGGGCTGGCGCTGGCGGTCATCACGGCCGCCGCCCCGTCGCTCCTGTTGCCGGCCGCCGTCGCCATCATCCTCCTGAGCCTGGTGCTGGGGAAGCGCGGACGCACGCTCTGGTGGGCGCTCCTGCCGAGCGCTGCGCTGTTTGTGCCGTTTGCCCTGTCCACCCTCGACCGGCCCAGGGCACTGCTGGCCGACCCCGGACTGCCCCTGCCCTTCGAAGGTGCTCCGGTATGGCAGCAGATTCTGGGCCAGCCGCTCAGTTTCGACCCCGCCGGCGGTCTCTCCGGGCTGGCGCTCTTTTCCGGCGGGTCCGTCCCTTGGGCGCTGCTGCTGGCACTCCTGGTCGGAGCCCCGCTGCTGGCGCTGGCCGTTGCCGCGCTCTTTGTTCCGCTCCGGATCCACCCGGACCGCCGCGGCCGCATCGCCAAGGCCCTCTGGGTCGCGGCGCTGCTCGCGCTGGCCGGCGGATGGCTGGCAGCGCACGTCGCCACCGGGGCCGGCACCCAGGCGCTCGTTGTGCCTTTCACCGGTCCGGCCGTTTCCGCTGCCGTGTTCGCGCTGCTGGGGGCGGCCATCATCGGCGGAGACGGCCTGCTGACGCTTGCCGCCTCCGGATCGGACAACCAGTCCCGTGGTGCGGGAGTGCGTCACGGCGCCGTGGCCCGCAGTGCGGCGGCGCTGGCGCTGGTGCTCCTGCTCGCCGGGCCGCTGGCCGGGCTGGCGGCCTGGACGGTGCAGAATGTTGTGCAGCCGGCCGACGCCGCGGTGCACGCTGACACGGCGGACCTCGGGGCGCCCCGGCTCGTGGGCCCCACGGACCCGCGGATGCTGCCCGCCACCGCGGTGGACCGTGGCGAGGGGCCGGAGCAGACCCGAACGCTGCTGATCAGCACCGGCGAGGACGGAACGTACAGCGCCACCCTCATGCGCGGAGGGGGCACCACGCTGGACGGCCTCTCAACGATCGCGGCCGCCCGGGACATCATCGGCAACCCCGGGCAGGAATCGGTCCGCGACGACGACGAAGTCACCGCGGCGCTGCGCACCAGCGTGGCCACCCTGGTGGCTGCCCGCGGCGTCGATCCGCGGCCCGAACTGGAGCGGCTCGGCGTCGGATTCGTCGTCCTGCGCGCCGCAGACACCGCAGCCCAGCTGACTGCAAGCCGGATGGACGCGGTTCCCGGGCTGGCGGCCGTCGGGCCCACCAATACGGGCTGGCTCTGGCGCGTGGCACCGCTGAATGACGCCGTCCTGCAGCCCGCAGACGTCGCCCATCGCGTGCGCATCATCGACAGCAAGGGCGCCACGATCGGGCTGGTTCCCTCGGATCTGACCGGAGCCAACGCCTCGGTGCCCAAGGGACCCGAGGGCCGGCTGCTGGTACTCGCCGAGCGGGCAGATCCCGGCTGGACCGCCTGGCTCGACGGCCGCAAACTGACGTCCACCACCTCCGGCTGGTCCCAAGCCTTCACGCTGCCCCCGCAGGCGGGCCAGGTGACAGTCCGGTATGAAAGCCCGTGGGCGCTCTGGTCCGGCGTCCTCCAGGCCGCCGTCATTGGCTTGACCGTCCTGCTGGCGCTCCCGATGCCGGCTCGGCGCCCCAACACCGGCTTGTCCAGGGACGAAGGCTCCCTGCGTAAGGAATACCAGAATGCATGA
- a CDS encoding metallopeptidase family protein, with product MQSSHHASGFTVRLADPETPRDAAGAPAGRSFTQRRRNRHGRGLRGELLLPTLPGYRSRSDRFDELVMDSAQRLHDIWGKPLDGVRFAVDEIPPNLEQLVADGSPAPLGCYTPATEDEGPIITLYRRVVEQACPVKEELQDLVHDVVVEHTAEMLGVAPETLDPVYRRRY from the coding sequence ATGCAGTCATCGCACCATGCTTCGGGCTTTACGGTCCGGTTGGCTGACCCGGAAACGCCCCGGGACGCTGCCGGGGCTCCCGCTGGCCGGAGCTTCACACAACGCCGGCGCAACCGGCACGGCCGCGGCCTCCGGGGCGAACTGCTGCTGCCCACGCTCCCCGGCTACCGAAGCCGCTCGGACCGGTTTGATGAACTCGTCATGGACTCCGCCCAGCGGCTCCATGACATCTGGGGCAAGCCGCTCGACGGCGTCCGGTTCGCCGTCGACGAGATCCCGCCGAACCTGGAACAGCTGGTGGCCGACGGCTCGCCCGCTCCCCTGGGCTGCTACACCCCCGCCACCGAGGACGAGGGACCCATCATCACGCTGTACCGCCGCGTGGTTGAACAGGCCTGCCCCGTCAAGGAGGAACTCCAGGACCTGGTACATGACGTGGTGGTGGAACATACCGCCGAAATGCTGGGCGTTGCCCCGGAAACACTGGACCCGGTGTACCGCCGGCGCTACTAG
- a CDS encoding Trm112 family protein has translation MPKISPELLSVLRCPVTGSALTQEGEELVSTSVAEGGERLRYAIEDGIPLLLPPELRTAATAARSDQHDAGPAAAAPTA, from the coding sequence ATGCCAAAGATCAGTCCTGAACTGTTGTCCGTTCTGCGGTGCCCGGTCACCGGATCGGCTCTGACCCAGGAGGGCGAGGAACTCGTCTCAACGTCGGTGGCCGAGGGCGGCGAACGGCTGCGGTACGCCATCGAAGACGGCATTCCGCTGTTGCTTCCCCCGGAGCTCCGCACCGCAGCCACGGCGGCCCGGTCAGACCAGCACGACGCCGGCCCCGCAGCGGCCGCCCCCACCGCCTAA
- a CDS encoding WhiB family transcriptional regulator translates to MGQAERMHDDAVMAGQATAKYRSRGVPSDWYVDPADPDAAERYNKDTSASLQDQATAFLAQHDALQNESLLAGQPEQDEDDFDPPMEISNPASSTLAQPVWIGLPLGQDFDDEGELGWQTDALCAQTDPEAFFPEKGGSTRDAKKVCGACSVRSQCLEYALANDERFGIWGGLSERERRRLRKRAV, encoded by the coding sequence ATGGGGCAAGCGGAGCGTATGCATGATGATGCTGTTATGGCCGGCCAGGCCACAGCAAAGTACAGGTCACGGGGGGTACCCAGCGACTGGTACGTAGATCCGGCTGATCCGGACGCCGCAGAGCGGTACAACAAGGACACGTCTGCCTCGCTGCAGGACCAGGCCACGGCCTTCCTGGCCCAGCATGACGCCCTCCAGAATGAGTCCCTGCTGGCCGGGCAGCCGGAGCAGGACGAGGACGATTTTGATCCCCCCATGGAGATCAGTAACCCGGCATCCTCCACCCTGGCCCAGCCGGTGTGGATCGGTTTGCCGCTGGGGCAGGATTTCGACGACGAAGGCGAGCTTGGGTGGCAGACCGATGCGCTGTGCGCCCAGACAGATCCGGAGGCTTTTTTCCCGGAAAAGGGCGGTTCCACACGGGACGCCAAGAAAGTTTGCGGAGCGTGCAGCGTGCGGTCGCAGTGCCTGGAGTATGCACTGGCGAATGACGAACGGTTTGGGATTTGGGGTGGCCTCTCCGAGCGTGAGCGCCGACGGCTGAGGAAGCGAGCGGTCTAA
- a CDS encoding GtrA family protein, with product MINTLAERIRGLASLFWREVAKFGAVGGVAFVIDNGLTYYLMHGPMTDSEAKARFVGATVATVFSWIANRLWTFRHRRQANVLREFLMFILINGIGIGISTGFTALAKYSLGVTDKNMLFAAGVVGILVATVVRFFAYRFLVFNQELDQEPEFSHDHEIIELHHHPAKPAERVLEPDVDDPERPVRPS from the coding sequence ATGATTAACACACTTGCAGAGCGCATCCGGGGACTCGCCTCGCTTTTCTGGCGCGAGGTGGCGAAGTTCGGTGCCGTGGGCGGTGTGGCGTTTGTCATTGACAACGGGCTGACTTATTACCTGATGCACGGACCCATGACGGACAGCGAGGCCAAGGCCCGCTTCGTGGGCGCCACCGTCGCCACCGTCTTTTCCTGGATCGCCAACCGTCTCTGGACGTTCCGGCACCGCCGCCAGGCCAACGTGCTCCGTGAATTCCTGATGTTCATCCTCATCAACGGCATCGGGATCGGCATCTCCACCGGCTTCACGGCCCTGGCGAAGTATTCGTTGGGCGTCACGGACAAGAACATGCTCTTCGCCGCGGGCGTCGTGGGCATTCTGGTGGCCACGGTCGTCCGCTTCTTTGCCTACCGGTTCCTCGTCTTCAACCAGGAACTCGACCAGGAACCGGAGTTCTCGCACGACCACGAGATCATAGAGCTCCACCACCACCCCGCCAAGCCGGCGGAGCGCGTCCTGGAACCGGACGTAGACGACCCCGAGCGGCCCGTCCGGCCAAGCTAG
- a CDS encoding L,D-transpeptidase: MTEKNNRKTGKIIAVVAICAAVAAGGIGVATAPGWANPAPQSEASSPVRNEPGLATPVVKAVELGVTPLDGAKGVNPAVAPSVKAVNGRVQDVVLVPAAGGEAVKGTVSADGSTWTAVDPLLFNTPYNYSYTIVDEAGRETKKVQTFTTVEPANEADAAVYPENGSTVGAGQPIDIVFSEPVTNKAAVEKAVRITVSSKQPVAWHWYSDQKVRIRPEKFWASNTQVTLDMKLFGVDFGKGMIGNFNAKLQFKVGQQRLAVVDDNTKTMKVYFDGKLVRTAPVTLGGSDWLSPSGYAVIMEQERHSKFNAGSIGLKPGDKGYYPPLNVEYANRLTSSGVYVHQALESAWGYVGVSNVSHGCVGLLPVDAAWFFNNMKSGDVVQVLNTGAAPVEPLEGYGDWNIPWAQYAKR, from the coding sequence ATGACGGAAAAGAACAACCGGAAAACCGGCAAAATTATCGCCGTCGTTGCCATTTGCGCTGCGGTTGCCGCCGGCGGTATCGGCGTGGCCACCGCCCCTGGCTGGGCCAATCCCGCACCGCAATCCGAGGCCTCCAGCCCTGTCCGCAACGAACCGGGCCTGGCCACTCCCGTGGTCAAGGCCGTCGAACTGGGTGTGACACCGCTCGACGGCGCCAAAGGCGTAAACCCCGCGGTGGCGCCCTCCGTCAAGGCGGTCAACGGCCGCGTCCAGGACGTTGTGCTGGTGCCGGCCGCCGGGGGAGAGGCCGTCAAGGGCACTGTCAGCGCTGACGGCAGCACGTGGACGGCAGTGGACCCGCTGCTCTTCAATACGCCGTACAACTACAGCTACACCATCGTGGACGAGGCGGGCCGGGAAACCAAGAAGGTCCAGACCTTCACCACCGTGGAGCCCGCCAACGAGGCGGACGCCGCCGTGTACCCGGAGAACGGCTCCACAGTTGGCGCAGGACAGCCCATCGATATCGTCTTCAGTGAACCGGTCACCAACAAGGCGGCGGTTGAAAAGGCCGTCAGGATCACCGTTTCCTCCAAGCAGCCCGTCGCCTGGCACTGGTACTCGGACCAGAAGGTGCGCATCCGCCCCGAGAAGTTCTGGGCATCCAACACCCAGGTCACCTTGGACATGAAGCTGTTCGGGGTGGACTTCGGCAAGGGCATGATCGGCAACTTCAACGCCAAACTGCAGTTCAAGGTGGGCCAGCAGCGCCTGGCAGTGGTGGACGACAACACCAAGACCATGAAGGTCTACTTCGACGGCAAGCTGGTCAGGACCGCGCCCGTTACCCTGGGCGGCTCCGACTGGCTTTCCCCGTCCGGCTACGCCGTGATCATGGAGCAGGAACGGCATTCCAAGTTCAACGCGGGGAGCATCGGCCTGAAACCCGGCGACAAGGGCTACTACCCGCCGCTGAACGTGGAGTACGCCAACCGGCTCACCTCCTCCGGTGTCTATGTCCACCAGGCGCTCGAATCGGCATGGGGCTACGTGGGCGTATCCAACGTCTCCCACGGCTGTGTCGGGCTGCTGCCCGTGGACGCCGCCTGGTTCTTCAACAACATGAAGTCCGGTGACGTCGTCCAGGTCCTGAACACGGGCGCCGCGCCGGTCGAGCCGCTCGAGGGCTACGGCGACTGGAACATCCCCTGGGCCCAGTACGCGAAGCGCTAG
- the ahcY gene encoding adenosylhomocysteinase, with translation MTFDYKVADISLAEAGRHQIRLAEHEMPGLMSLRREFGPSQPLKGARIAGSLHMTVQTAVLIETLTALGAEVRWASCNIFSTQDEAAAAVVVGTGTVENPQGVPVFAWKGETLEEYWWTAEQILTWPGADANPELGPNMILDDGGDATLLLHRGVEFEAAGAVPAAAANDPEEYGIVLDVLRRTLAEDPKKWTRLAAGIHGVSEETTTGVHRLYQLAEQGKLLFPAINVNDSVTKSKFDNKYGIRHSLPDGLNRATDVLIGGKVAVVCGYGDVGKGAAEALRGQGARVIVTEIDPICALQAAMDGYQVAKLESVLDQGDIFITTTGNKDVIMAEHMAGMKNKAIVGNIGHFDNEIDMAGLARIPGIRKVEIKPQVHEWVFGGDSADGTRSIIVLSEGRLLNLGNATGHPSFVMSNSFANQTIAQIELFTKKDQPEGEREYENQVYVLPKILDEKVARLHLDALGVELTELSKDQADYLDVDVAGPFKPEHYRY, from the coding sequence ATGACGTTCGATTACAAGGTTGCCGACATCTCCCTGGCCGAGGCCGGGCGCCACCAGATCCGCCTCGCCGAGCACGAGATGCCGGGGCTCATGTCGCTGCGCCGGGAATTCGGGCCCAGCCAGCCCCTCAAAGGCGCCCGGATCGCCGGGTCGCTGCACATGACCGTGCAGACCGCAGTGCTCATCGAGACCCTCACCGCACTCGGCGCCGAGGTCCGCTGGGCCTCCTGCAATATCTTCTCCACCCAGGATGAGGCCGCCGCCGCAGTGGTTGTGGGCACCGGCACCGTGGAGAACCCGCAGGGCGTTCCCGTGTTCGCCTGGAAGGGCGAAACCCTGGAGGAATACTGGTGGACCGCTGAGCAGATCCTCACCTGGCCCGGTGCTGACGCGAACCCTGAGCTGGGCCCGAACATGATTCTCGACGACGGCGGCGACGCCACGCTGCTGCTGCACCGCGGCGTGGAGTTTGAGGCAGCCGGCGCCGTTCCGGCCGCCGCAGCCAACGACCCCGAGGAATACGGGATCGTCCTTGACGTCCTGCGCCGGACGCTGGCCGAGGACCCGAAGAAGTGGACCCGGCTCGCCGCCGGCATCCACGGCGTCAGCGAGGAAACCACCACGGGCGTGCACCGCCTCTACCAGCTCGCCGAACAGGGGAAGCTGCTCTTCCCGGCCATCAACGTCAACGACTCCGTCACGAAGAGCAAGTTCGACAACAAGTACGGCATCCGGCACTCGCTGCCGGACGGCCTCAACCGGGCCACCGATGTCCTCATTGGCGGCAAGGTCGCCGTCGTCTGCGGCTACGGCGACGTCGGCAAGGGTGCTGCCGAGGCGCTCCGCGGCCAGGGCGCCCGCGTGATCGTCACCGAAATCGATCCCATCTGCGCACTGCAGGCCGCCATGGACGGCTACCAGGTAGCCAAGCTGGAGAGCGTGCTGGACCAGGGCGACATCTTCATCACCACCACGGGCAACAAGGATGTCATCATGGCCGAGCACATGGCCGGCATGAAGAACAAGGCCATCGTGGGCAACATCGGCCACTTCGACAACGAAATCGACATGGCAGGCCTCGCCCGGATCCCCGGTATCCGCAAGGTCGAGATCAAGCCCCAGGTCCACGAATGGGTCTTCGGCGGGGACTCGGCGGACGGTACCCGGTCCATCATTGTCCTGTCCGAAGGACGCCTGCTGAACCTGGGCAACGCCACGGGCCACCCGTCGTTCGTCATGAGCAACTCCTTCGCCAACCAGACCATCGCGCAGATCGAGCTGTTCACCAAGAAGGACCAGCCCGAAGGCGAGCGGGAATACGAAAACCAGGTCTACGTGCTGCCCAAGATCCTGGACGAGAAGGTGGCACGCCTGCACCTCGATGCCCTGGGTGTGGAGCTGACCGAACTGTCCAAGGACCAGGCCGATTACCTGGACGTGGACGTGGCCGGCCCGTTCAAGCCGGAGCACTACCGCTACTAG
- a CDS encoding DUF3499 domain-containing protein, protein MGAIRQCSRSACRQSAVATLTYVYADSTAVLGPLATYAEPHCYDLCEQHAGSLTVPRGWEVLRLAMPSQPPQPGPDDLLALADAVREAASRPASPAPGQRPAHSALEAPAATEGTRRGHLRILREPS, encoded by the coding sequence GTGGGTGCAATACGTCAGTGTTCCAGGTCAGCCTGCCGCCAGTCTGCGGTGGCAACTTTGACGTACGTCTACGCGGACTCGACGGCCGTTCTCGGCCCGCTGGCAACCTACGCGGAGCCGCACTGCTACGACCTTTGCGAGCAGCACGCCGGTTCGTTGACCGTCCCGCGCGGCTGGGAAGTGCTCCGCCTCGCCATGCCCTCGCAACCGCCCCAGCCCGGTCCCGACGACCTTCTCGCCCTTGCCGACGCCGTCCGTGAGGCAGCGTCCCGGCCGGCGTCCCCGGCTCCGGGCCAGCGCCCCGCCCACTCGGCGCTGGAAGCGCCCGCCGCAACCGAAGGCACCCGCCGTGGCCACCTGCGCATCCTGCGCGAACCGTCCTAA
- a CDS encoding DUF5719 family protein, with translation MHEEENDGGTPAKRGSGPVVRATGGNASGSSVSGTRSSGARRIAGPRGIVAGVLSGVVILAAGGGIVAAATLAPQPSAAKPLDAAEAAVPAGSVQDVCPAPARLLEGTPVGTDPQFSPESATAKSAVSAAVVSSAGGTLPGSALSALKGSELRRIAKAPASAAAPAGSSGVLAGVVEGETVDDISVLSADALANRQPAAAALMAYTATDGDLQGSAAAACQAPSNDLWLSGANTAVGRSSVINLTNASTTPATVNLELYGKAGQVKASGSRGLLVGPKSTRSIVLAGLAPGEERLSVHVRSSGGPVSAFIQQSVLRGLTSGGVDFIAPGISAAPSQVMTGIDIQDAGDVKSLTGEPGFDDAGPSLQITVPGPSDAVVEVKLFGRAGQQALPGGGVVTAKAGSVTEVPLAGVPAGTYTVSATSDVSIVAAARVSRGLKASQSLDFAWSPATAQLGSQHVVPLPQGGERQLVFGALDGRATISYAPITADGKLRTAATADIAAGTTTTLKAADKIGNSAVVGYLVSASGGAAYGTVLLEREDRNDVSTVAIAPGAEGQEKVPVTLGY, from the coding sequence ATGCATGAGGAAGAGAACGACGGCGGGACTCCGGCGAAGCGGGGCAGCGGACCGGTAGTCCGGGCTACTGGAGGCAACGCTTCTGGCAGCAGCGTTTCCGGCACCCGGTCCAGCGGTGCCAGGCGCATAGCCGGCCCCCGCGGCATCGTCGCGGGGGTGCTCTCCGGTGTGGTCATTCTCGCCGCCGGCGGAGGCATTGTGGCGGCAGCCACCCTGGCGCCGCAGCCATCGGCAGCCAAGCCGCTCGATGCGGCGGAAGCGGCCGTACCAGCCGGAAGCGTCCAGGACGTCTGCCCTGCTCCGGCGCGGCTCCTTGAAGGAACGCCGGTAGGGACCGACCCCCAGTTCAGCCCCGAATCCGCCACGGCCAAGAGCGCCGTGTCCGCGGCGGTGGTCAGCTCGGCGGGCGGCACCCTTCCCGGCAGCGCGCTCTCCGCGCTGAAGGGGTCCGAACTGAGGCGGATCGCCAAGGCGCCCGCCTCGGCGGCGGCTCCCGCCGGCTCCTCCGGAGTGCTCGCCGGGGTGGTCGAGGGGGAAACCGTGGACGACATCAGCGTGCTGTCCGCGGATGCCCTCGCCAACCGGCAGCCGGCGGCGGCAGCCCTCATGGCCTACACGGCCACTGACGGGGACCTGCAGGGATCGGCGGCAGCCGCCTGCCAGGCGCCCTCGAACGACCTCTGGCTCAGCGGCGCCAACACCGCGGTGGGCCGCAGCAGCGTCATCAATCTCACTAACGCCTCCACCACCCCTGCAACAGTGAACCTTGAGCTTTACGGAAAGGCCGGCCAGGTCAAGGCCTCGGGCAGCCGCGGCCTCCTGGTGGGACCGAAATCGACCCGCTCGATCGTCCTGGCCGGTCTCGCGCCCGGTGAAGAACGGCTGAGCGTGCACGTCCGGAGTTCCGGCGGGCCCGTCAGCGCCTTCATCCAGCAGAGCGTGCTGCGCGGGCTGACCTCCGGCGGCGTGGATTTCATCGCACCGGGGATCTCCGCGGCCCCGTCCCAGGTGATGACAGGCATCGACATCCAGGATGCCGGGGACGTGAAGTCTCTGACCGGCGAACCGGGTTTTGACGACGCCGGACCGTCGCTGCAGATCACCGTTCCCGGCCCGTCGGATGCCGTGGTGGAGGTCAAGCTGTTTGGCCGCGCCGGGCAGCAGGCCCTCCCGGGCGGAGGCGTTGTCACGGCCAAGGCCGGCAGCGTCACCGAGGTGCCCCTGGCTGGCGTTCCTGCCGGCACGTACACCGTTTCCGCCACGTCGGACGTCAGCATTGTGGCCGCAGCTCGCGTGAGTCGTGGCCTGAAGGCCAGCCAGAGCCTGGACTTCGCGTGGTCCCCGGCCACCGCCCAGCTTGGCAGCCAGCACGTAGTCCCGCTGCCCCAAGGCGGGGAGCGGCAGCTGGTCTTCGGCGCCCTGGACGGCAGGGCCACCATTTCCTATGCCCCGATCACGGCCGACGGGAAACTCCGCACCGCGGCGACCGCGGACATCGCGGCCGGCACCACCACAACCCTCAAGGCAGCGGACAAGATCGGCAACTCCGCCGTCGTCGGATACTTGGTGTCCGCCTCCGGCGGAGCGGCCTACGGCACTGTGCTGCTGGAACGGGAAGACCGGAACGATGTTTCCACCGTGGCCATCGCTCCGGGCGCAGAGGGCCAGGAAAAAGTACCGGTGACGCTGGGCTACTAG